The following are from one region of the Paenibacillus sabinae T27 genome:
- a CDS encoding RpiB/LacA/LacB family sugar-phosphate isomerase: MKIAVANDHAGYSLKEEVKAYLISQGHEVLDFGTDNEEACDLPDYVYPAALAVAEGKADRGIFVDGVGYGSAMIANKIHGLYAAVCQDPFCAELARSHSDTNVLCIGAKIIGSAIALETVRVWMTTDHLGDVEKYKRRVDKVVEISEKHLKKLTEI, encoded by the coding sequence ATGAAGATTGCGGTAGCCAATGATCATGCGGGGTATTCCTTGAAAGAGGAAGTAAAGGCTTATCTGATCAGTCAAGGGCACGAGGTTCTGGATTTCGGAACGGACAATGAGGAAGCTTGCGACCTGCCCGATTATGTATATCCTGCGGCTTTGGCCGTAGCGGAAGGAAAGGCGGACCGCGGCATATTTGTCGACGGTGTAGGCTATGGAAGCGCGATGATCGCCAATAAAATTCACGGGCTATACGCGGCGGTGTGCCAGGACCCGTTCTGCGCGGAGCTGGCGCGTTCTCACTCCGACACCAATGTGCTGTGTATCGGCGCCAAAATTATCGGCTCGGCGATCGCTCTGGAAACCGTCCGCGTGTGGATGACGACCGATCATTTGGGAGATGTTGAGAAATACAAGCGGCGCGTGGACAAGGTCGTTGAAATCTCGGAGAAGCATTTGAAGAAATTGACCGAAATCTAA